A part of Miscanthus floridulus cultivar M001 chromosome 6, ASM1932011v1, whole genome shotgun sequence genomic DNA contains:
- the LOC136460787 gene encoding cytochrome P450 CYP72A616-like has protein sequence MESGKGSLSMSTEDVIEECKLFYFAGMEATSVLLTWTLVILGMHPEWQDHAREEVLSVFGRDKQPNVDGLGRLKTVTMILYEVLRLYPPAVSLNRRAFKDMQIGGTTYPAGVILELPIIVVHHNPDVWGNDAHEFKPERFAEGISKATKDDQPAFFPFGWGPRICIGQNFALLEAKMALSMILQRFEFRLSPSYTHAPYTVLMLHPQHGASIMFNKI, from the exons ATGGAGAGCGGGAAAGGCAGCCTGAGCATGAGCACCGAGGACGTGATCGAGGAGTGCAAGCTCTTCTACTTCGCGGGGATGGAAGCCACGTCGGTGCTGCTCACGTGGACGCTCGTCATCCTAGGCATGCACCCAGAGTGGCAGGACCACGCGAGGGAGGAGGTCCTTAGCGTGTTCGGCAGGGACAAGCAGCCCAATGTCGACGGCCTAGGTCGACTCAAAACG GTGACGATGATACTATACGAGGTGCTGAGGTTGTACCCGCCGGCAGTGAGTCTAAACCGAAGAGCATTCAAAGACATGCAGATTGGAGGCACCACATACCCTGCAGGGGTAATCCTCGAGCTTCCCATAATTGTCGTCCACCATAATCCTGATGTTTGGGGGAATGACGCACATGAGTTCAAGCCAGAGAGGTTCGCTGAGGGGATCTCAAAGGCGACCAAGGATGACCAACCGGCGTTCTTCCCGTTCGGGTGGGGGCCGAGGATCTGCATCGGCCAGAACTTTGCGCTGCTTGAGGCCAAGATGGCCTTGAGCATGATCCTCCAGCGCTTTGAGTTCCGACTGTCCCCTTCGTACACGCACGCACCGTACACTGTCCTTATGCTGCATCCTCAGCATGGCGCGTCAATTATGTTCAACAAGATCTGA